The sequence below is a genomic window from Humulus lupulus chromosome 3, drHumLupu1.1, whole genome shotgun sequence.
aattaatatttcaaatataatattataaatttataaaatacaaaataataaaaaaaattacaactaataAATTTGTagaaattttcaaattattttacaagaattaaccaattaataaaataacttGTTTCAATTgatactaattttataaatatgttatacaaattaaatttaataagtattattcGTTATATCATAATaagtttaaattttaatataaaaagtattataaaaacatataattacaaaagttaataatattaaaaatttagaaacaaaagaaaatctaattttaatttttttaaataatatataatttttataaatatatttattacataatttagtttacttttaaaattaaattattcattaattatattaattaatgaatgatttaattttatttgaatttcggcgacatgttataactgttggTATTGAGCTTTTATTAACTGTCAGTGTTGGGGTCAACTACAACAATTTTGAActatcggcattggtctcgaattaactgtcggtgttggggtCAACTACAACAGTTTTTAATTGCCAgagttggggtcaatagcgacaatcAAAATCAACGGTGACACTTATTCACTGTCGGCATTGGTTTCTATGTCAACAACTTTAACTGTCAGTGTAGAGTCACGCTAAGCAATTGTGAGTTCACTGTCGTGTTTGGGTGTCAGGAAagcccaattttgtagtagtaATAAAACTCTTTGAATAAACACTGAATTTTTTGAGTAAacataaaatagaaaataaaaaattaaagcgAGAGTTGAAACATAGAGTATGGAATAAtaattgattgttttttttttttatcaccaaGAGTAGTTAATGATATCAAAAAATCTATAATAAGATGGTTAAAATATATAATTCATTATAAAAccaaataatctttatttatattaaaaatcaGAGTTGAAATATAAAATGTCGAAGAAATTAATTAATCTTTTATCaagaataattaataatatttgtttatgttttgttaaactTTATGTTTGAaccttatgttttgttaaattatattCAGACTTCATATTTtacaaaatgaatcaaaatagtaccatgcacttaattttaattacaataattttaaatataatattttattatctgATCTTTGCTACTTTCTTCACTTTTTTAAActgattgcattgtaaataaatcaataattagtcctatattaaaattattttgatgatTAAATTAAATGTACTATATATTTTGATCAGTTTTACAAAATACAATGATTAAAATGTAATTTAACAAAACTTAATGTCCAACCAGGTAATCAGGCACCAACAAATCAAATAATTTGTTAActtcatttatttttataatagttATACATAAATATTCACCTAAACGTACAATGACAGTAAAAGTActtttcctttaaaaaaaaacactaaagGACAAAATAAGTTGCTGAAAATTTGGATACGACCAACCCTTTTATACATAGTATATAGATTCATCCTCCTGAATTtagttaaattaataataataaaataataatgataacaTATTTTGACTTCAATATTGAATAATTACTGGTCCAACTTCAAAATCACACGTTTGCAAACCTTTTCTCACACAGCTATAGTTAACTATAAATATTGTCTTCTTGTTTGCCTTTCAGCTGCTTCATACAGGGGAGAATTCATCAgcttaaatatttattattatcattatttctgtGTTAGTTCGCGTCAATGATGGGAAAAACATATAAAATCTCTAAGAAGCTAGTAAGAACATGCACATACCTTAGATAGACTAGTActaataatattaatatgataatGCGATATGTGTTCAGCAGTGCATGTACAGTATAACTCCACTAATTGGTACTCAATAAAagtataaagatatatatatatttgtaatatgtaATCTAAAGCTCATATATCGACTAGCTAGCGCTTGCTAACGTCATTTCTCTTGTCAAAGATACAACAACCTTATTTAAATCTGGTAAGATATTAGGCGCGCGCGCGAAAGGTCGAGTATATAAGGACGAGTGAAACTTTCAACACTCACCCACTCTCGGTCAAATCTCCACTTTCACCAACTCTAACCCCAAAACTGTATGAAACTTCCTCCCATGTGCCTTATTAGATGCCTAGCTAGCTACTCTCCTCAATATAAATATACTAAGATCACAACCCATTTCTTACATCGAAAGAGAGTAGAACACAACAACTGAACCCAATATTGTTCTCTCTCATCTCACCTCTCTCACACCTACatacacaaactaagttttcgaGAGAAAGAAAGCTGAACTAGTAATACAGCTATATATATAATtaccaacaacaaaaaaaaaaggtaataTATATCCATATTCATTCATTCAAATGGGTAGACCCCTCGACTTTGAGTTTCCCCAAAACAACGCCCTTTCGAACATTGCCGCCGGCGCAAGCAATAACCCCTTGGACCCCGAGGAGTTCAGGCGCCAAGGCCACATGGTGATCGATTTCATCGCCGATTACTACAAAAACATCGAGAAGTACCCAGTTCTTAGCCAAGTCGAACCGGGTTACCTCAAAAAACGTCTCCCGACATCGGCACCTCTCTATCCGGAATCCATCGAGACGATTCTTGGTGACGTCCAGGACCACATCGTTCCGGGCATAACCCACTGGCAGAGCCCCAACTACTTCGCATACTTCCCTTCCAGCGGCAGCATTGCAGGCTTCCTCGGCGAAATGCTTGCCACCGGCTTCAATGTCGTTGGATTCAACTGGATGTCGTCTCCGGCCGCCACCGAGCTGGAGAGCATAGTCATGGACTGGCTGGGCCAGATGCTCAGGCTGCCTAAGTCTTTTCTCTTCTCTGGTAACGGAGGTGGTGTCTTACAAGGAACCACCTGCGAGGCAATCTTGTGTACACTCGTCGCTGCCAGAGACCGAACCCTCAAAGTCATTGGAAACGACAATATCGGAAAGCTCGTCGTTTATTGTTCGGACCAAACTCATTGCGCTTTCAAGAAAGCCGCACAGATTGCTGGGATCCACCCCAACAACTTTCGAGTCATCCCCACAACGCTGTCGTCCTCCTTTTCCATGTGTCCCAAGGCTTTGCAAAACACCATAACTGCCGATGTTGAGGCTGGACTCGTCCCCACGTTTCTACTGGCAACCATTGGGACAACGTCCACAACGGCCGTCGACCCCCTCGGGCCTCTATGCGATGTGGCAAAAGATTACGGAATGTGGGTCCATGTCGACGCGGCCTATGCTGGGAGCATCTGTATTTGCCCAGAATTCCGGCACTTCATCGACGGAGTGGAAGGAGCCAACTCCTTCAGCTTCAACGCCCACAAATGGTTCTTCACCACCTTGGATTGCTGCTGCCTTTGGGTCAAAGACCCCGCAGCGTTGACACAATCATTGTCTACGGATCCGGAGTATCTGAAGAACAAGGCCACCGAATCAAAGCAAGTGGTTGACTATAAAGACTGGCAACTGGCTCTGAGCAGACGATTCCGTTCTCTCAAACTCTGGCTCGTACTCCGAAGCTATGGAGTGGAGAAACTACGTGGGTTTCTCCGAAGCCATGTGAAGATGGCCAAGCTGTTCCAGGGTTTTGTGGAAGCCGACGAGAGATTTGAGGTTGTGGTTCCGAGGAATTTCGCCACCGTGTGTTTCAGAATAAGGCCATCAGGAATAATAGCTAGTAGTAAAAGTAATGTGGTATTGTGTGAGATAACCAATAATAATAATGGCAGCCTCAGGAATACTAGTAGTGATGTGATCCAGAAGAGTAAGATTGTATCGGTGAATGAGGTGAACAACAAGCTGATGGACTCCATTAACGGGTCAGGTGGGATCTACATGACCCATTCGGTTGTTGGTGGTATCTTTTTGCTGCGTTTTGCGGTCGGAGCCAGCCTCACGGAGGAGTCTCATGTCATTCAGGCTTGGAACGTAGTCAAACAACATGCAGACGCCATACTCAACACCCACTCCCACTCCCACTAGCAATTTcaatttctttctttattttgacCGGTCAACTATGATGGTTACCTTGTCCATACATGCAATTTTTCACATTCTTCGTATAAATATGTTCTTTCACGTACACAATTAATGTACGAACAATTCATTAATTGCCTTCCTATATACCTCTTGattaataatataaacatatcattctttttattttattatgaatGATTCAATATGACTTTTTCACATGACCGGCCGGTAGTTTGCaattctatatctatatattaatgACTATACATGTTGCATTTTTTATTCACCTTTTTTACcattatattatcaataaatattaaataaattattaacttttttttttttttaatttgtatctTGTGCAATGAGCATAATtataaattgacttatttttttgtgCCAAAATTGGCACAAAATTTACCTATTGCGTTAAAAATGTTCTTATCATGTTTATTATTATAGTTCGTCGATTAACAATCACAAGCATCATATATCAGTTTAAAAGTAATATTCTCATTGTTATGCAATCATTATGACATAGGTAAGTTATAAAAGGTTAATACCACCCAAGACCCTCATTTTGTCCCCATTGTATAATTTATGTCcccattttattttttttatcagtTAAGTACCTATTTTCTATTAAACACTACAAATTAGTTCCTCTTTCTATTTTCCATTCAATTCCATGCAAAAAAACCATTACTTTTGTTTCACTTGGAGTAATAGATGGAAAAGGACAAAATAAGAATGGAGCCATAATTATTTCtctttatttgaattattaatttGATGTTAGCTCcgacaaaaataataataataagtgaaTATGCTTATTTGATACCTATGTTTTGACTTAGTACGAAATAGTACCcttcaataatttttttataataccAAAATTACCccaattataataattaaatcattaaaatattatattaaaatatcttcataaaaataaaacaaaacttaacaacTAAATATGTTGAAAATCATGGAATTGCTCAAAAGGAAATTGTTGAAGACCACTACGATGACAGGTAGCAATGATTGGGAATAGTATAAATCTGTTGTAACCGTTTGCACAAAATCAGGGATTCTCGTACCCTGAATATTCCTTTTATTATTTCCTCTGTCCCCTCACTAATTGTATATAAATACCATTTGTTATTTGCCAATGAATGTAACAGTAATACAATCAATACAGTCAATATACAACAATATCTTAGCTCTATTTTCTCTCCTTTTATCTTGGTATTAGAGCATTTGACCTCTGTCCATGACGACTCCTGGTGAATCCACCCCAGTCACAAGTGCAACTTCTGCTGTTGCTAATGCTCCGGTTCAGACCGCTCTAGTCGCTGCTCCTGCTACCGCCAATCCTGTGTCAATCTTCCAAAGCCTTGCTCCCCTGACATTGAAGCTTGACAGGGGGAACTACTCATTCTGGAAATCTCAGATTCTTCCAGCCCTTCGTGCACACGATTTAGAAGGCTTCATTCTCGGTACCAAAGTCTGTCCTCCTCAGTTCGTCAACAACACCATAGGAGGACCTGTTCCTGGTGAACCACGACAACTAAATGCAGGTTATGTTTTATGGCGGAACACAGACCAAGCTATTCTCTCCTGGATGCTCACCTCCATTTCAGAGACCATGTTTGGTCATGT
It includes:
- the LOC133824209 gene encoding tyrosine decarboxylase-like, translated to MGRPLDFEFPQNNALSNIAAGASNNPLDPEEFRRQGHMVIDFIADYYKNIEKYPVLSQVEPGYLKKRLPTSAPLYPESIETILGDVQDHIVPGITHWQSPNYFAYFPSSGSIAGFLGEMLATGFNVVGFNWMSSPAATELESIVMDWLGQMLRLPKSFLFSGNGGGVLQGTTCEAILCTLVAARDRTLKVIGNDNIGKLVVYCSDQTHCAFKKAAQIAGIHPNNFRVIPTTLSSSFSMCPKALQNTITADVEAGLVPTFLLATIGTTSTTAVDPLGPLCDVAKDYGMWVHVDAAYAGSICICPEFRHFIDGVEGANSFSFNAHKWFFTTLDCCCLWVKDPAALTQSLSTDPEYLKNKATESKQVVDYKDWQLALSRRFRSLKLWLVLRSYGVEKLRGFLRSHVKMAKLFQGFVEADERFEVVVPRNFATVCFRIRPSGIIASSKSNVVLCEITNNNNGSLRNTSSDVIQKSKIVSVNEVNNKLMDSINGSGGIYMTHSVVGGIFLLRFAVGASLTEESHVIQAWNVVKQHADAILNTHSHSH